CCACTCTCGATCATCATTTCGGCGATGAAGTGCTGCGGGCCGTGGCCGAGCGGCTGGAGCAGACCTTTGGGTCGCAAGTCATGCTGGCGCGGGTCGCGGGCGATACCTTTGGCCTGCTCGGACCCCGGGACGCCGTCACTCCGGAGCGGATACAGCAGGTGTTCAGCGAGCCGCTGACGGTGCGCGACGAGACGATCCGTCTCTCGGCCACCAGCAGTCTGATCACATTGAACGGCCAGCCGGCCAAGGACAGGGATCTGCTCAAGGATGCCGGTATCGCGCTCAAGCAGGGCAAGCGGCTCGGGCGGGGCAAGGCGAACTATTTTTCGGAGGCGCTCGGCCGGGCCGCGCGTGAGCGCATGCAGCTGCTCAGCAGCCTGCGCGCCGCGTTTTCCGCCGAGCAGCTCTCGCTCGTCTTCCAGCCGCAGATCGAGTTGGCCAGCGGCCCGGTGATCGGTGCCGAGGCGCTGTTGCGCTGGGAGATCGAACCCGGACGCTGGGTGCCTCCGGATCAGTTCATTCCGCTGGCCGAGCAGTCCGGCCTGATCGTGCCGCTCGGCGAATGGGTGCTCCGTACCGCCTGCCGGCAGCTCCATCGCTTGACCGAGCGGGGTCACACCGGGTTTCGGATGGCGGTCAATGTCTCGCACGCTCAGTTTCGCGAGCCGGGCTTCGTCTCCATGCTGGAGTGCGTACTCGCCGACAGTCGGGTCGCTGCCAGCCAGATCGAGCTGGAATTGACCGAATCGGTCGCCATGGATCACATCGATGACATCAACACCAAACTGGCCGACATCCGTCGCCGGGGCGTCACGATCGCCATCGACGATTTCGGCACCGGCTATTCGTCATTGAGCGTGCTCAGACAGCTCAATATCGACCGTCTGAAGATCGACCGCTCCTTCGTCAAAGAACTCGACGGCACGCATACCAAGGCCGGTATCGCGCAACTCATCATCGCCCTGGGGCATCAGTGCAATCTGGCCCTGATCGCCGAGGGCGTGGAGAACGCCGTGCAGCGCCGATCCCTGCTGGCCATGGGATGCCTGGAAGCGCAGGGGTTCCTATTTGCTCGCCCCATGCCGATCGAGCAACTGGAGGACTGGATGGCGGCGGCTGTCTCCAATCAGGATCAGCCGGTGTAGTCACGCCCGTACTGCACGGGTTGTCCGGCGTGAGATCCAGGGGCGAGGCTCCCGACGCGCGAGTCGGCCAAACGCTATGGACCCACCCCGAACTCATCAAAAAGCGTGCCGGCTATCCTCGGGGACTTGAAACAGCGCGCTCTCCCGGCTGTTCGACAGGTTGTCAAATGCCATGGCCGATGCCCGACGGATTTGCAGTAAAATTTGTGCACTGCAAAACTCCCAGCCCTGGTTCAGCCCTCATGTCCGATTCCGCTGCCCGTCTCCGCGAGATCCCCTACAACTACACCTCCTTCTCCGATCGCGAGATCGTCATCCGCTTCCTGGGCGAGCCGATTTGGCGCTTGATCGAGGAACTGCGCGGCACGCGCCGCACCGGGCGCTCGGCGCGGATGCTGTTCGAGGTGCTGGGCGATATGTGGGTCGTGACCCGCAATCCCTATTTGCAGGACGACCTGCTCGACAACCTCAAGCGGCGGCGTCTGCTGCTCCAGGCGCTCGACCATCGGCTCGATCAGTTCGAGCGTCGCCTGAACGACAACAAGCGCGCGGCTGAACTCCTGGCGGCGGCGCGCACGGCGGTGAAGCGCTTCGGCGACTGGTTCGAGCAGGAGAAGCACCAGCGCGCGCGGTTGCGTCTGGCGCTCGCCGGGATCACGCGCGCGGACAATCTGGACTTCGGCGGTCTGGCCCGCGTCTCGCACGCGACCGACGCCACCGACTGGCGCGTCGAGCTGCCGTTCGTGGTCATCTCGCCCGATACCGAGGCCGAGGTCGCACCCATCGTGCGTGCCTGCATCGACTGCGGGCTGACGCTCATCCCGCGCGGCGGCGGCACCGGCTACACCGGCTCGGCGGTGCCGCTGCATCCGCTGACCGCCGTCATCAATACCGAGAAGCTCGACCGGCTCTCGGGCGTCGAGCGAGTCGCGCTGCCGGGCGTCGACGGGCTGGTGCCGACGGCACATTGCGGCGCGGGTGCGGTCACGCGCCGGGTCTCGGATCTGGCCGAGTCCAACGGGCTGGCGTTCGCGGTCGATCCGACCTCGCAGGACGCCTCCTGCATCGGCGGCAACATCGCCATGAACGCCGGCGGCAAGAAAGCCGTGCTCTGGGGCACGGCGCTCGACAATCTGGCCTCCTGGCGCATGGTCACGCCCGAGGCCGAGTGGTTGGAGATCGAGCGGCTGGATCACAACCTGGGCCGTATCCACGATCAGGAGCGGGTGCGCTTCCGGCTCTCGCGCTTCGCCCCGGACGGCAAAACGCCGCGCGGCGAACCCGAGATTCTGGAGATGCCGGGGTCGAGCTTCCGCAAGGTCGGACTCGGCAAGGACGTGACCGACAAGTTCCTCTCCGGTCTGCCCGGCGTGCAGAAAGAGGGCTGCGACGGGATCATCACCTCGGCGCGCTTCGTGCTGCACCGGATGCCGGAGCAGGTGCGCACCGTGTGTCTGGAGTTCTTCGGCACGGATCTGGATCTGGCGGTGCCGGCGATCGTCGAGATCAAGGATTTGATCGAATCCCGGCCGGATGTGCAGATGGCCGGTCTGGAGCATCTCGACGAGCGCTATGTGCGCGCCGTCGGCTATGCGACCAAGGCGGCGCGTCACGAGCTGCCGAAGATGGTGCTGGTCGCCGATCTGGTCAGCGACGACGAAGCGTCCGTCAGCGCGGCCGCCGAGCGGATGGTCGCCATCGCCCGTGGGCGCGACGGCGAGGGCTTCATCGCCGTCAGTCCCGAGGCGCGCAAGCGTTTCTGGCTCGACCGCGCACGCACGGCGGCCATCTCGCGCCATACCAACGCCTTCAAGGTCAACGAGGACGTGGTCATCCCGCTCGACCGGCTCGCCGACTACAGCCGGGGCATCGAGCGCATCAACATTGAGCAGTCGATCAAGAACAAGGACGCCATCCTGGCGGCGATCCTCGACTATCTGGACTCCGAGCTGCCCGAGGCGCGGGTGGCGGGCGACTACGAAGGCTCGGACGAGGCGCGCGCCATCCTGGAGGCCAAGCGCGAGGCCGCGCGAGACTCCGTGCAGCGGGTGCGCGCACGCTGGCAGACGATCCTGGAGCGTCTGGACCAGCCCGCCGCCGACAACCTGGATCTGCTCGACGAGACGGCCCAGACCAAGCGACGCGACGGCGACACACTCGCGGCCATGATGCTGCGCCGCGATCTGCGCCAGTCGATCCGCTTCGAGGTCGCCGACCGTCTCAACGAGATCTTCTCCGGCCAGGAACTGGCGCGGGTGCGCGAGCGTCTGCGCGAGATCCATCGTCAGGTGCGCGATTCGCGTCTGTTCGTCGCGCTGCACATGCACGCCGGTGACGGCAACGTCCACACCAACATCCCGGTACACTCGTCCGATTACGCCATGCTGCACGAGGCCGATCGGGTGGTGGCGCGCATCATGGCCCTGGCGACCGGACTCGGCGGCGTCATCTCGGGCGAGCACGGCATCGGTCTGACCAAGCTCCAGTTCCTCGAGCAGGAGAAGCTCGACGCCTTCGTCGCCTACAAAAAACGCATCGATCCCAAGGCGGTGTTCAATCGCGGCAAGCTGATGCCCGGCTCGGGTCTGGACGGCGCCTACACGCCGTCGCTGCGTCTGGTCGAGCAGGAAGCCATCATCCTGGAAGAGACCGAACTCGGCGCGCTCAACGACGACGTCAAGCACTGTCTGCGCTGCGGCAAGTGCAAGCCCAAGTGCATGACCCATGTGCCGCGCGCCAACCTGCTCTATTCGCCGCGCAACAAGATCCTCGGCACCGGACTCATCATCGAAGCCTTCCTCTACGAGGAGCAGACCCGGCGCGGACTGTCGTTGCGTCACTTCGAGGAGATGAACGACATCGCCGACCACTGCACCGTCTGTCACAAGTGTCTGACCCCGTGTCCGGTCAACATCGACTTCGGCGAAGTGACCACGCGCCTGCGCCGCATCCTGGTCGAGCGCGGCCAGAAGCGCTTCAGTCCGGGGGCCTGGGCGGCGATGCAGTTCCTCAACCGCACCGATCCGCGTGCGATTCGTCTGATGCGCCTGGGGCTGGCCGAATGGGGCTTCGCGGCCATGAATCAGGCCCATCGGCTGGCCAGGACGCTGGGGCTGACCAGGAAGCGTATCGCCCAACCCGGCTCGACCACCGGCCGCCCGTCGCCGGTGGGCCAGATGGTCGAGCTGGTCGGACGCTCGGTGCATGTACCGCTGCCCAAGCGGACCTTCCGCGATGTGCTGGAACTGGAAGACCGCACCCAGGTGCCGATCCTGCGCGACCCGCGCGTGGCCGACGAAGCCGAGGCCGTCTTCTACTTCCCCGGCTGCGGCTCGGAACGGCTCTATTCCGACATCGGACTGGCCACGCTCGCCATGCTCTGGGAGCAGGGCGTGCAGACCGTGCTGCCGCCGGGGTATCTGTGCTGCGGCTATCCGCAGAGCGCGGCGGGCCTGGAGGAACGCGGACGCCGGATCACCATGGAGAACCGGGTGCTGTTCCACCGTGTGGCCAACACCCTGAACTATCTGGATATCAACACCGTGGTCGTCTCCTGCGGCACCTGCATGGATCAGTTGCTCAAGTACGAGTTCGAGCGCATCTTCCCCGGTTGCCGTCTCCTGGACATCCATGAATGGCTGATGGAGCGGGGCGTCGCCCTGGAGGGAACGACGGGCGTGCAGTATCTCTATCACGACCCCTGCCACACCCCGATGAAGACCCATGCGCCGCTCAAGGTCGCCGCCAGTCTGATGGGGCAGCCGGTACGGCTCTCGGATCGTTGCTGCGGCGAGGCCGGAACCCTCGGCGCCTCACGACCCGACATCGCCAATCAGGTGCGCTTCCGCAAACAGGAAGAACTGACCGCCGGCATCCAGGCCCTGACCGGCCGCGAGCGGGTCGAAGACGGCGCGGTCAAGCTGCTCACCGCCTGTCCGGCCTGTCAGCAGGGACTTGGCAAATATCAGGACGATACCGGACTCAAGACCGACTATATCGTGGTCGAGCTGGCCGAGCGGCTGTTGGGTGCCGACTGGCGCGAGCGCTTCATCGAGCGGGTGCGGGCCGACGGAATCGAGCGCATCCTGTTGTAGCGGACAGTCAAGGACCGAGGCGGGCGGGATCGCCCGCGTTGAGCCGCGTCGGCCGCGATGACGGCGGCGGTCCTCTAGGCTGTACAGGGAGTCGATCACCCTTGAACG
The sequence above is drawn from the Allochromatium vinosum DSM 180 genome and encodes:
- a CDS encoding DUF3683 domain-containing protein, with amino-acid sequence MSDSAARLREIPYNYTSFSDREIVIRFLGEPIWRLIEELRGTRRTGRSARMLFEVLGDMWVVTRNPYLQDDLLDNLKRRRLLLQALDHRLDQFERRLNDNKRAAELLAAARTAVKRFGDWFEQEKHQRARLRLALAGITRADNLDFGGLARVSHATDATDWRVELPFVVISPDTEAEVAPIVRACIDCGLTLIPRGGGTGYTGSAVPLHPLTAVINTEKLDRLSGVERVALPGVDGLVPTAHCGAGAVTRRVSDLAESNGLAFAVDPTSQDASCIGGNIAMNAGGKKAVLWGTALDNLASWRMVTPEAEWLEIERLDHNLGRIHDQERVRFRLSRFAPDGKTPRGEPEILEMPGSSFRKVGLGKDVTDKFLSGLPGVQKEGCDGIITSARFVLHRMPEQVRTVCLEFFGTDLDLAVPAIVEIKDLIESRPDVQMAGLEHLDERYVRAVGYATKAARHELPKMVLVADLVSDDEASVSAAAERMVAIARGRDGEGFIAVSPEARKRFWLDRARTAAISRHTNAFKVNEDVVIPLDRLADYSRGIERINIEQSIKNKDAILAAILDYLDSELPEARVAGDYEGSDEARAILEAKREAARDSVQRVRARWQTILERLDQPAADNLDLLDETAQTKRRDGDTLAAMMLRRDLRQSIRFEVADRLNEIFSGQELARVRERLREIHRQVRDSRLFVALHMHAGDGNVHTNIPVHSSDYAMLHEADRVVARIMALATGLGGVISGEHGIGLTKLQFLEQEKLDAFVAYKKRIDPKAVFNRGKLMPGSGLDGAYTPSLRLVEQEAIILEETELGALNDDVKHCLRCGKCKPKCMTHVPRANLLYSPRNKILGTGLIIEAFLYEEQTRRGLSLRHFEEMNDIADHCTVCHKCLTPCPVNIDFGEVTTRLRRILVERGQKRFSPGAWAAMQFLNRTDPRAIRLMRLGLAEWGFAAMNQAHRLARTLGLTRKRIAQPGSTTGRPSPVGQMVELVGRSVHVPLPKRTFRDVLELEDRTQVPILRDPRVADEAEAVFYFPGCGSERLYSDIGLATLAMLWEQGVQTVLPPGYLCCGYPQSAAGLEERGRRITMENRVLFHRVANTLNYLDINTVVVSCGTCMDQLLKYEFERIFPGCRLLDIHEWLMERGVALEGTTGVQYLYHDPCHTPMKTHAPLKVAASLMGQPVRLSDRCCGEAGTLGASRPDIANQVRFRKQEELTAGIQALTGRERVEDGAVKLLTACPACQQGLGKYQDDTGLKTDYIVVELAERLLGADWRERFIERVRADGIERILL
- a CDS encoding two-component system response regulator, which codes for MSDAPSLDDDDIVQFIDEPSEWAPSTSADPWHILIVDDERDVHEATRLALCDLTIEGRPLVFLQAYSAQEARAILAREPSVAVVLLDVVMESEDAGLLLVRWIRRELGNQSVRIILRTGQPGYAPELETIRSFDINDYRTKSELTRVRLFTSLTVAIRSYWQLRQIEMSRRGLELIVEASTGLIRLRALQQFAEGVVTQVCALLNIAQEGLICASSSGPFADEAPRVIAAAGHYREMIHRPLAELPEASVREALRQCLLEKRHRFDRTVCLYFNVSETQGMAAYLAMTGEPSQMDRHLLEVFCANISVGFENVLLHNRLFRLAYYDQLSGLPNRNRFIQLVEEKGRDPDMALALLDLDDFADIATTLDHHFGDEVLRAVAERLEQTFGSQVMLARVAGDTFGLLGPRDAVTPERIQQVFSEPLTVRDETIRLSATSSLITLNGQPAKDRDLLKDAGIALKQGKRLGRGKANYFSEALGRAARERMQLLSSLRAAFSAEQLSLVFQPQIELASGPVIGAEALLRWEIEPGRWVPPDQFIPLAEQSGLIVPLGEWVLRTACRQLHRLTERGHTGFRMAVNVSHAQFREPGFVSMLECVLADSRVAASQIELELTESVAMDHIDDINTKLADIRRRGVTIAIDDFGTGYSSLSVLRQLNIDRLKIDRSFVKELDGTHTKAGIAQLIIALGHQCNLALIAEGVENAVQRRSLLAMGCLEAQGFLFARPMPIEQLEDWMAAAVSNQDQPV